One window from the genome of Vicugna pacos chromosome 23, VicPac4, whole genome shotgun sequence encodes:
- the NUCKS1 gene encoding nuclear ubiquitous casein and cyclin-dependent kinase substrate 1 isoform X1, translated as MSRPVRNRKVVDYSQFQESDDADEDYGRDSGPPTKKIRSSPREAKNKRRSGKNSQEDSEDSEEKDVKTKKDDSHSAEDSEDEKEDHKNVRQQRQAASKAASKQREMLMEDVGSEEEQEDEDEAPFQEKDSGSDEDFLMEDDDDSDYGSSKKKNKKMVKKSKPERKEKKMPKPRLKATVTPSPVKGKGKVGRPTASKASKEKTPSPKEEDEEPESPPEKKASASPPPEKSGDEGSEDEAQSGED; from the exons ATGTCTCGGCCTGTCAG AAATAGGAAGGTCGTTGATTATTCACAGTTTCAGGAATCTGACGATGCTG ATGAAGATTATGGAAGAGATTCAGGCCCTCCAACTAAGAAAATTCGATCTTCTCCCCGAGAAGCTAAAAATAAGAGGCGATCTGGAAAGAATTCACAGGAAGATAG TGAGGACTCAGAAGAAAAAGATGTGAAGACCAAGAAGGATGATTCTCACTCAGCAG AGGACAGTGAAGATGAAAAAGAAGATCATAAAAATGTGCGCCAGCAACGGCAGGCAGCCTCTAAAGCAGCCTCTAAACAGAGGGAGATGCTCATGGAAGATGTGGGCAGTGAAGAAGAACAAGAAGACGAGGATGAGGCACCATTCCAGGAGA AAGATTCCGGCAGTGATGAGGATTTCCTAATggaagatgatgatgatagtgaCTATGGcagttcaaaaaagaaaaacaaaaagatggtTAAGAAGTCCAAacctgagagaaaagaaaagaaaatgcccaAACCCAGGCTAAAGGCCACAG TGACGCCAAGTCCTGTGAAAGGCAAAGGGAAAGTGGGTCGCCCCACCGCTTCAAAGGCTTCAAAGGAAAAGACTCCTTCTCCCAAAGAAGAAGACGAGGAACCCGAAAGCCCTCCAGAAAAGAAAGCTTCTGCCAGCCCCCCGCCCGAGAAGTCTGGGGATGAAGGGTCTGAAGATGAAGCCCAGTCTGGGGAGGATTAA
- the NUCKS1 gene encoding nuclear ubiquitous casein and cyclin-dependent kinase substrate 1 isoform X2, which translates to MSRPVRNRKVVDYSQFQESDDADEDYGRDSGPPTKKIRSSPREAKNKRRSGKNSQEDSEDSEEKDVKTKKDDSHSAEDSEDEKEDHKNVRQQRQAASKAASKQREMLMEDVGSEEEQEDEDEAPFQENSGSDEDFLMEDDDDSDYGSSKKKNKKMVKKSKPERKEKKMPKPRLKATVTPSPVKGKGKVGRPTASKASKEKTPSPKEEDEEPESPPEKKASASPPPEKSGDEGSEDEAQSGED; encoded by the exons ATGTCTCGGCCTGTCAG AAATAGGAAGGTCGTTGATTATTCACAGTTTCAGGAATCTGACGATGCTG ATGAAGATTATGGAAGAGATTCAGGCCCTCCAACTAAGAAAATTCGATCTTCTCCCCGAGAAGCTAAAAATAAGAGGCGATCTGGAAAGAATTCACAGGAAGATAG TGAGGACTCAGAAGAAAAAGATGTGAAGACCAAGAAGGATGATTCTCACTCAGCAG AGGACAGTGAAGATGAAAAAGAAGATCATAAAAATGTGCGCCAGCAACGGCAGGCAGCCTCTAAAGCAGCCTCTAAACAGAGGGAGATGCTCATGGAAGATGTGGGCAGTGAAGAAGAACAAGAAGACGAGGATGAGGCACCATTCCAGGAGA ATTCCGGCAGTGATGAGGATTTCCTAATggaagatgatgatgatagtgaCTATGGcagttcaaaaaagaaaaacaaaaagatggtTAAGAAGTCCAAacctgagagaaaagaaaagaaaatgcccaAACCCAGGCTAAAGGCCACAG TGACGCCAAGTCCTGTGAAAGGCAAAGGGAAAGTGGGTCGCCCCACCGCTTCAAAGGCTTCAAAGGAAAAGACTCCTTCTCCCAAAGAAGAAGACGAGGAACCCGAAAGCCCTCCAGAAAAGAAAGCTTCTGCCAGCCCCCCGCCCGAGAAGTCTGGGGATGAAGGGTCTGAAGATGAAGCCCAGTCTGGGGAGGATTAA